CTAGCTTCCATGGTCATGGTTCCACTTCCACCATGTTTCTTGCTGTTGGTGGTCTCCAGATACTTATGTTTAATCCTTGATTGAATTAGTTAATTAAGTCCTTGTGCAGTTCTTGTAATGTAAAGTTTACTTTTGATACCCGGCCGGCGCGCCGGCAGTGAAATATATCATGATCTGAAAACTTACAGTAGTTTTTGTACTTCGATGGAAAGCTTCTTGACATTTTAATGTTGCAAACTAAGCAAAGGGAGAATCATATGCTTCATGAAGCAAATGCAATAGCTAGCAATGTTCATAATCAAGATTTATTACATAATGATCGCTCTGAGAGTCCTGCTGCTTTAAACCTAGCTAGCTTTACTGGTTCATAATCCTCAGGTTGTTTTTGTTTTCTTTTGTAATTAAGCAAATGAAATAGAAAAAATGAGCTTAAATATAGTTGATTGACTAACCCAGCTAAAAGAACATTGACGGCAAACCGTTTGTATTCAAATTAGGGATGCCTCTTCATAAACAAAAGGAGAAAACAACAAGAAGAAGAACATTGATATTAATTGTTTGGTGATCATATATATATGCTGAAATTTGATGAAATCCCTTGTCCTATAACGAGTCTTTGCCTGTAGCCATTATGTCATGAAATTTAACCAAGCACTGCACCATATTGCCATTTGCCACTTCCTATATTGCTCATGTGAATCAAGTAATTAAAGCTCGATCTATACAATTTTATCCAAGGCTACTGGCCTTTGCAAGCCTCCCACACTTACTGATTCGGTTGTACAATATATAGAATATCTTTCTATTGTTCAAGGTCACTTGTCCTCGATCATAAAGGACAACTCTTACTAGCTACTGGAATGATTATGTAACTGATATATTCTAAAACCGAAAAAATAACGGTTTGATTGTTGTTTGAAATATTGTAAAAAAAAAAAAATAAGTTCAGTTATGGTTTGAGGCTCAAACCGATCCAAACCGAATCACGTTCACCCTTAGATGAAACTTGTGTGGACAAGAGTAATTATTCTCTGTATCCAGAACACCACGTGACACTGTCAGGTGGTGAAAAAAAAAATAGAGGTAAATAAATAATGCGGATACAAATTTGCCGATCACCTTTATTTGTCCATCAAAATACCCACCCTCTTAGACAAATAGTATTAAAGGGGACCAAAAGTCATATGTTGTTTCGGGTACAATTTATAATTGGGTGTTGCTATATGGGAAGCATTTCTAGTGAGGACCCTTAAGTTGAAGACTTGGTGCAGACTTTTCGGCTTATCCCACATTTCAATCTTATATCTACATCTTGACCGTTCAGTTTATAGGTATTTATGAGTAGATAATTTCTTCAAATTTGCAGCTATATTGAAAATTGTTAAGACATTCATAAGTGTGATTTATCAATTATGAACTTGAACGGTTCATATTTGATAGATTTAGTTCATCCATTAATTTGATCTAGTTTGTTATCTTAACAAACACCAATTTGGGTGAAAATTTGTAGAAATTATATACTTAAAAACTAAACGGATAAGATGTCAAAATGTGATCGAAAATTGAGTCTTTTAAACTATAAACCGAAAAGTCCTCAACTTAAGGGTCCTCACTAGAATGGCTCATTTGCTATATGTACCCAACAAATTACTCAGTAGACCCGGCACACAATTTTTTTCTTAAGATTTCCAATTTTAACCCTATTTCTATTAACTGTCAAACTCAAACCCCTACCTCACATCCCCTTCCTCCAAACTCTGCGTCAGATTGTTTATCGAACAAATAAAAATCTGTATCAGATTATGGCATTATGCAGGCTGATCTTCCTCAGTAATCTGTTAACACTTCAAATAATTGATGAAATTCTTCAACTGAGTCGATGTTCATGTTGCAATGTTTCAAAAGTTCATCAAACTCCAATTAACTTATTGAGGATTCTCATTGTTTGAATGATCGTGTTTAGATGTCAAAATTTCATATATGTCAAGAGGAGAACACATAACGTGTGCATCAAAATTAAAGCAATGAATAGTGCCCAGTAGCAAATCAATTGCAATTATATAATTAAGAATATACTCTCTGTAAAAACATCTTGAATTGATATAATGAAGCATAGATATGTTATAATCAAGAACCAAGTGGGATGCAGTAAGCTTTCATTGATCAACATCTATATATGCCCATCTAGTTTTGATCAATTTGAACTAATGAATATACGATTATATGAGTCAATGATCAGAAGGAGAATTGAAGCGGTTTGAAGCGGGGTCGAAATGGAAGCATGACCGAGTGGGGTGCTGGGTGCAATTTTAGATGTCAGTGCAATCAGGGGTATAGTAGGAAATATATAATAATATTTTGTTTGCTGGGTATACTAAGAAATTTGGTTCTATATATATAGCAGCACCTTATAATTTCCCTGTGGGGGATTCTCCTACACAAAAACATGCGTGTATGCGTTTTACCACTGGCAAAACCAAGACTGCTTCTTTTTGCCCCGACCCTTTTCCGCCACAGTCTGTTTATTTCGCGCCCAATCCTCGACGCAAAACCGTCGTTTCGTTTTTGATGGGTTTCTTACTTTCTTTATCTCCCAAATCAAAAGGTAAATGGGGTTCGTTTGTTACTTTCTTGCTCATTGTAACAGGTAAGGGTGGTTCATCTTCTACATTGTCGTCTTTCCCGGATCATTTCTTATTTGGGTACGTGCCATTGATTGTTCTTCTCAAGTTTTTGTTGAAAAGGAACGACCTTGGTTTAGTTCATATCAATTACGGTGTGGGAATTTGGTTTGCAGGGAAAACATGAAAGAGATTGTTTCCATGCCCACCAGGTGTTCGACGTAAGTCCAATGTGAGTGGAATCAAGTTCCTTTTACCATTTCAGTTTATACTTGAAAGCTCAATGATTATGCAAATGTTTGCTTCCAATTGTATATGTCTGTTTGTGCATAATTACTTTGTGATGAAAAGTTTGCGTGTCGAGATTGAATACCTGCATTGCATATATGCACCTTTGTTAGTGATAGAAATCATAGAACTTCAGTTTACTGGAATAGTCGTAATCATGGGTAGACTACCCTCAGTTCCCCACTTTCCACCGCGCGCGCTTGTATGTTAAGTAGTGAGATTATTTGGAATTAGAATGAATATACTTCATCCTTGCTGATCTGACTAGTTTTCTTGTTTAGCAATATTAGGTCCTTTCCAGTTTTCCAATTTTATTCTTAGGTAGAAGTTGTGTTCTTCTTCACTGTATACTCAGGGAATTGAAAGCTGAGTCTGCTGGAATGGCATTAGCTTTTGTATCGACTTCTTGACTGTGCTTCAAAACAACTAATAAACAGAAAGAACTTAGAAAATAGTGATCAGTGATTGTATTGGAAATAAGAAATCCTTTCACATCTCTTAACAAAATTGTGAGGGTACAAAGTTAGACAGTTGTACTAATTAGAATAAGGGTATTACATCACAGATGAAGTTCTCACCCTTAGACCAAATTATTGTCTACAATCATACATATTTGCTAGGTACTTTTCTGGTTCATTACAATAAAAATGGGCATTCATATAATTTGGGAATGAGTGAGCACTCTTTATCCAACTAACTAAAAGGGGATTTAGAAGTTAGGTATACTTGTTCCAGTCCTACAAACTAATTTGAAACTTCAAGCTATTGGCTGTGTCCATGAGCCCCAACCACCGGACACTCGGACTTGGATCTTAGACCCACCATGAGAGTAAAATCCATGTCCGGGTGTCTGGTCTTCGCGGCTCACGGTTTGGGGCTAGTGCTCAGAGTTTGGAACCCTAAACTTGAGTGAACCTGTACCTCTGGGATAAGCACTCTTGACCTCTTAGTTTCCGTTCCATTATGAATTTAAAAGGAGCAGTCTCATGCCCCCAACATAACGGAATGTGCATTTAGAGATCAGCAATTCTTCTAGTTCACTCAAGCTTAGGATTCCAAACTCTAGGCACTGACCCCAAACCCCCAAAACCTTCACAAAATGTTTTTGAATCTGACGAGTGACTTCTTGATAATTCTGAAGTATGGATCCTCTGAAACAGGTACAAACTTCACAGCCCAACCAAGTGGCCATGATACAGATGCTATTACGATACAAACTACCCATTGCTGAACATTCAACTTTTCTGTATCTGCAAACTTCTTCAGAAACTCCACCATCACAACTTGAAGAACAATAGTTACCCCCACAATCCCAATAAACAGTCTGTTCCTGAGGATACCTTTGAATACATTCTTCTTCTCCATGCTCCTTGAATTGAACTCGTTAAAAACTTGGCATAGTACAAAGGTATTGAAAATCAAAGTATCATTCACCGCAGCGGTGACATTGAATATGCACTCGCCCTGGAACTGCAAGATCAAGAGAACAGCTATTTGATATAGAGCTTGAGCTAGAAGATTCCTCCACATAATATTGGTTATGAGTGGAGCGGTGCGGCCCACAGGTAGCCTCTCCATTAGCTCATTAGTTGGTCGCTCGGTAGCAAGAGCCAGAGCACCTAGCGTGTCCATGATGAGATTCACCCAAAGTAATTGAACTGCTGTTAAGGGAACTTCACCAGCTGAAACTGCTGCAATAAAGTTGATTACTAGAGCTGCAACATTAACGGTTAGTTGAAATTGGATGAATTTCTGTATATTGTTATAAACACATCTCCCCCATCTCAAAACCGTGGCCACAGAATTGAAGTTGTCATCCAAGATGATGATATCCGAGCTTTCTTTTGCCACCTCAGTTCCTTGGATTCCCATGGAAAGTCCTATATCAGCTTCTTTCAATGCAGGTGCATCATTTGTACCATCACCAGTGACTGCAACCACATGACCTTTCTGCTTCAAACACTGTACCATTAAAAGCTTGTCGAATGGGGAGGACCTTGCCATCACACGGATGTTATCAACCTTCTGCATTCTTTCTGCGTCAGTGTAGTTTCGAAATTCGGCTCCTTCTACAACTTGTCCATCACTAGGTTGGTTCTCTTTCTTTAGTATTCCACATTCTGTAGCTATAGCTTTTGCTGTGAAAATATTGTCTCCAGTTATCATTTTGATGTCCACACCTGCAGCCTTGCAGACTCTCACAGCATCGATGACCCCTGGTCGACATGGATCTTTGAGACCAACTATCCCCAGCAAGATCAGCCCATCTTCTTTGAGCCTTTGGTGAGTCTTGTCGTCATCACTGTATTCAATTTCTTCCTCTGAAATTTGTGCATGAGCGAAAGCAATGCATCGGAGGCTACTAGCTGCCATCCCTTGGATAATTTTCTGAAGGTTAGACCTTGTATCTACATCCAAGGGCTTTACAGTTCCATTGGTATCATAATACCTTGAGCATGTTGCAACTATCATCTCAGCAGCTCCTTTCCAATGCACATGGATGGTGTTGTCATTTTTTTTCTTTATAAGAACCCCACTTCGTTTCTTGTCTGAATTAAATGTTTCAACATGGAGAATGTCATACCTGGGCTTCAGTTCTTCCATGTCCATACCCAAATCTAAAACAACCCAATAGAGTATTGCCTTCTCTGTTGGGCTGCCGGAGATTTCGGGTTTGGATCCTGTAAGAGGTTTGAAAACACTCCCAGTTGTGTTCAAACCAACTCCTTGATAGAACAACTCACGAACATTTGGTGTGATGGATGAATTATCTTCTGCAATAGAGTCTTGGCCTACCCAAAACTTAGTTACTTTCATTTGGTTTAGTGTCAGAGTTCCTGTTTTGTCAGTGCAGATAACGGTTGCTGACCCCATTGTCTCACAAGCCGATAGTTTTCTAACCATTGCCTGATCTTTCATCATTCTTTTCATAGAGTAAGCTAGTGTTAGTGTGACAGCCAGTGGCAAGCCTTCAGGAATTGCCACCACCACTATAGTGACTGCAGCAGATACAATCCGCACTACTGCATTCAACACATCATCTGTTTTTGTTTTGCTACCAATATACTCCTTATTGCCATTCTTATCTTTTGTGTTGCCAGTGAAATAACGAATCAACAAGACTAGAAGAACTAAGAAAGCAACTGCAAGGCCTACCTTTCCAATTGAAGAGGTAAGTTTGTCTAGCCGAGCTTGTAATGGAGTTCTTACATTTGATTCCTGCGAAATTGAGCTCATCATCTCGCCCCATGCAGTGTTCATCCCAACTGATGTGACCAGCATTCTACCATAACCATCAGCCACCTTTGCACCAGACAAGAGGAAGGGATTCTTTGTAGAATCAACTTCTACATAGTCGCTCTCCCCGGTCATGCTGGACTCGTCCACTTGAAATGAGTAGCCATCTAAGAACACACCGTCTGCAGGAATCTGATCTCCAATGTTAAGGAATACTACATCTCCAACCACAACATTAAAGATGGAGATTTCTTGTCGCTGTCTGTCTCGAAATACCTCAACCTTGATGTTGCTGCTTATTTTAGACAGTTTGTCGAATTGGATTTCCTGTCTGAAGTTACTCAGAGCTGAGACAACAATGACAATGAATACAGCAACAAAGATGCTTCCACCTTCATACCAGCCTTCCTCCACTCCATACTCTTTGATTCCAAATGCCAAAGAAAGTGCCGCACAGACACATAGAATCAGAATCGTCATGTCTTTCAGAGCGTCCACCACAAAATAGAAGAGCCCTTTTGAAGGCGGCTTTGGGTATGTATTTGAGCCGAATAAGTCGCGGCGTTTGCTGATTTCTATGTCGTTGCCTGGTAACCCTTTCTCTGTATTTGTTCCAAGAGAAGTGGTTATGCCAGTAACTCCTCCAAACTTTCCTAGAGCAACCAAGTCTTTCTCCTTCACCATTTTTGCAAGTCCTTCATGGTCAATGTTGTTGGGGACAGAACCATAATGACCAGTTTCATCATGAGAAGTGCTTGGT
The window above is part of the Fragaria vesca subsp. vesca linkage group LG2, FraVesHawaii_1.0, whole genome shotgun sequence genome. Proteins encoded here:
- the LOC101308923 gene encoding calcium-transporting ATPase 12, plasma membrane-type-like, translating into MVSRRNSPYDCGQLIVEITTTTFTRAKKRWRMAYAALYAVRVMLSLPKELMYKRSNYYKGYSEISEDGSFVGFQALKGSQRDREDLYSGLEHGAKGSAPLELQDYESRSYTSLDVKPSTSHDETGHYGSVPNNIDHEGLAKMVKEKDLVALGKFGGVTGITTSLGTNTEKGLPGNDIEISKRRDLFGSNTYPKPPSKGLFYFVVDALKDMTILILCVCAALSLAFGIKEYGVEEGWYEGGSIFVAVFIVIVVSALSNFRQEIQFDKLSKISSNIKVEVFRDRQRQEISIFNVVVGDVVFLNIGDQIPADGVFLDGYSFQVDESSMTGESDYVEVDSTKNPFLLSGAKVADGYGRMLVTSVGMNTAWGEMMSSISQESNVRTPLQARLDKLTSSIGKVGLAVAFLVLLVLLIRYFTGNTKDKNGNKEYIGSKTKTDDVLNAVVRIVSAAVTIVVVAIPEGLPLAVTLTLAYSMKRMMKDQAMVRKLSACETMGSATVICTDKTGTLTLNQMKVTKFWVGQDSIAEDNSSITPNVRELFYQGVGLNTTGSVFKPLTGSKPEISGSPTEKAILYWVVLDLGMDMEELKPRYDILHVETFNSDKKRSGVLIKKKNDNTIHVHWKGAAEMIVATCSRYYDTNGTVKPLDVDTRSNLQKIIQGMAASSLRCIAFAHAQISEEEIEYSDDDKTHQRLKEDGLILLGIVGLKDPCRPGVIDAVRVCKAAGVDIKMITGDNIFTAKAIATECGILKKENQPSDGQVVEGAEFRNYTDAERMQKVDNIRVMARSSPFDKLLMVQCLKQKGHVVAVTGDGTNDAPALKEADIGLSMGIQGTEVAKESSDIIILDDNFNSVATVLRWGRCVYNNIQKFIQFQLTVNVAALVINFIAAVSAGEVPLTAVQLLWVNLIMDTLGALALATERPTNELMERLPVGRTAPLITNIMWRNLLAQALYQIAVLLILQFQGECIFNVTAAVNDTLIFNTFVLCQVFNEFNSRSMEKKNVFKGILRNRLFIGIVGVTIVLQVVMVEFLKKFADTEKLNVQQWVVCIVIASVSWPLGWAVKFVPVSEDPYFRIIKKSLVRFKNIL